Proteins encoded together in one Mycobacterium simiae window:
- a CDS encoding DUF5336 domain-containing protein, giving the protein MTENWRSAESDSLTAPSDAISRSMWAVVAVLGLAAIAVCLCSPEPLGYPVRFSMLAAVVAAVGLLPRQMLRGWVVVALAATGCADALAGAIKATQAGWPMIVITVLNSLQSVLAVAALLREIRTSKPGPPARISEQSAYARLVSAYQSYATQYQLFAAQYGSTEQVEADATADVHASSKQQSLEAMQARYARHGITGAVRQSPGVVTPPMVAPAVDYGVNHAAPQNYANRQYRWDGSGSGVEQSSP; this is encoded by the coding sequence ATGACCGAGAATTGGCGATCGGCGGAGTCTGATTCGCTGACCGCACCCTCCGATGCGATAAGTCGGTCGATGTGGGCCGTCGTTGCCGTGCTTGGCCTGGCGGCCATTGCCGTCTGCCTGTGTTCGCCCGAACCGCTTGGTTACCCGGTGCGGTTCAGTATGTTGGCGGCCGTGGTTGCCGCGGTCGGTCTGCTGCCCCGCCAAATGCTACGGGGATGGGTCGTCGTCGCGCTCGCGGCCACGGGTTGCGCCGACGCGTTGGCCGGCGCGATCAAAGCAACCCAGGCCGGGTGGCCGATGATCGTGATCACAGTGCTGAACTCGTTGCAGTCCGTGCTTGCTGTGGCCGCCTTGCTGCGCGAAATCAGGACCTCGAAACCTGGGCCACCCGCCCGCATTTCGGAACAATCGGCCTACGCTCGCCTAGTCTCGGCCTACCAGTCGTATGCGACGCAGTATCAGCTGTTCGCCGCACAATACGGCTCCACCGAACAGGTCGAGGCTGACGCGACCGCCGATGTGCATGCCAGTTCCAAACAACAGTCATTGGAGGCAATGCAGGCGAGATACGCCCGCCACGGCATTACGGGGGCCGTGCGCCAGTCGCCCGGCGTAGTCACGCCGCCGATGGTGGCACCGGCAGTTGACTACGGGGTGAACCACGCTGCACCGCAAAACTATGCGAATCGCCAGTACCGCTGGGACGGGTCGGGAAGCGGGGTCGAGCAGTCCAGCCCTTAG
- the eccB gene encoding type VII secretion protein EccB produces the protein MEHALIRADSRMIHDPMRGQMRALIIGVVIAVLIAGGAGVLAFFRPTPNFGDSTIMVAKSNGTMFVRIGDHLHPVLNLASARLIVGKSDTPKEVDDKFLNTVPLGPVVGIVGAPGSINRGDDMTTSSWTVCDSTQPPSATEPSRTPAIETTVLANDPVVNDEIQVASPDQMILTRTGATTYLVYNGVRAAINPSDATLRNALRLPDGEIREVSPGLINSFPLVESIVPIAIEGLGEPAEYLAPNYRVGSILKTVDSHGEQLYVLLRQGLQPISPMTADIIRYGNPQAPTTAEPPSISPALVNAVPVVHILPVDHYPTAQSRFVRIESHPVLCMSWQRNNSAAVATTRLLVGNRLPLPNDAQPVRLASADGGGPGLDNVYLRPGTGEYVQATGSQVDSRATGQFFYVDDLGVRFHIVDKSAAAALGITGVKMPGSSDATAQPAPWAILALLPAGPELSQQAALIAHDGIAADAAGHAITPPKQ, from the coding sequence ATGGAACATGCACTGATCCGGGCCGACTCCCGGATGATCCACGACCCCATGCGTGGGCAGATGCGCGCGCTGATAATCGGTGTGGTCATCGCGGTCCTAATCGCCGGGGGCGCGGGTGTTCTTGCGTTCTTTCGGCCAACACCTAACTTCGGCGACTCGACGATTATGGTCGCCAAATCGAATGGCACCATGTTTGTGCGGATCGGCGATCATCTGCATCCGGTCCTCAATCTTGCTTCTGCCCGGTTGATCGTTGGGAAGAGCGATACGCCAAAGGAAGTGGACGATAAGTTCCTCAATACGGTTCCGTTGGGCCCGGTGGTCGGCATCGTCGGAGCCCCCGGCAGCATCAACCGCGGCGACGACATGACGACATCATCGTGGACGGTATGCGACTCTACTCAACCACCGTCGGCGACCGAGCCGTCACGCACCCCCGCTATCGAGACCACCGTGCTGGCCAATGACCCCGTAGTCAATGACGAAATTCAGGTGGCCTCACCCGACCAGATGATCCTGACCAGGACCGGCGCCACCACCTATCTCGTATACAACGGTGTGCGGGCCGCGATCAACCCCAGCGATGCGACGCTGCGCAACGCCTTGCGCCTGCCTGACGGCGAGATCCGGGAAGTTTCACCGGGGTTAATCAATTCTTTCCCGTTGGTCGAATCTATCGTGCCGATCGCGATCGAAGGCCTCGGGGAGCCGGCTGAGTATCTGGCCCCGAATTACCGAGTGGGCTCGATCCTCAAAACCGTTGATTCACATGGTGAGCAGCTATACGTGTTGTTGCGCCAGGGACTGCAACCCATCTCCCCCATGACCGCGGACATCATCCGCTACGGCAATCCGCAAGCACCGACAACGGCCGAACCGCCCAGCATTTCACCCGCCCTGGTGAACGCTGTGCCTGTCGTGCACATTTTGCCAGTGGACCATTACCCAACTGCCCAATCGCGATTTGTGCGCATCGAGTCACACCCGGTTTTGTGTATGTCCTGGCAACGCAACAACTCCGCCGCTGTGGCAACCACTCGTCTGCTCGTCGGAAATCGGTTGCCGCTGCCCAACGATGCGCAGCCCGTGCGCTTGGCCAGCGCCGACGGTGGCGGTCCCGGACTCGACAACGTCTATCTCCGACCCGGCACCGGCGAATACGTCCAAGCGACCGGAAGTCAGGTGGACAGCCGGGCTACGGGGCAGTTCTTCTACGTCGATGACTTGGGCGTGCGCTTCCATATCGTCGACAAATCGGCCGCCGCGGCGTTAGGTATCACCGGCGTGAAAATGCCCGGAAGTTCTGACGCCACAGCGCAGCCTGCCCCCTGGGCCATCCTGGCACTGCTGCCAGCCGGACCCGAATTATCGCAACAGGCCGCGTTGATCGCCCACGACGGGATAGCCGCCGATGCGGCCGGGCATGCGATTACACCGCCCAAGCAATAG
- the eccE gene encoding type VII secretion protein EccE — MPALRSTPGIAAQRVLPLSTLLTAQLLIAAGLAVALLLRKPGWYGVVVGLGVAVMMLLIRVRGLVLARWVFEWLGFHYERHRRKRRTQLDEPFDTELPDGSRIGFCWDGKRLTSLVRLVPDPAVMTVMEPAMTLSAQAVSVRTLADCLRQYDITVDSIDVISQGARLHDRGQVGAVYDAVLGPLPAVAQRSAWVAVRMDPALCPQAVRHRGGGWSGTVRTAATATRRIANRLSDAGFGTQIMTAGEIAETTLELSHGLETSALDESWSACGKDRLQMRSFVVKPSTFTHAGLGALWTVPSDSTTICVSLRRGTRDDLLWLRGLVRFDTSGRARPRPRELGPLPGRQYAALVCGLPVPSPRRAISEWVAAQSSDAVDDLEVPAAGCGQVIGADEYGRALALPLFGPGVNRVELCGTLHLAQQVVLRSMALGARVNVHTLRPAAWQTMMDQIADPNLLCVNEHNTDAGRVGSSRRYRVEMFDGTGEQMSHDRVTTIIVRPSHAQPRTGADVTLQLLDRDQDLVRVGTPSASAMVTMVATHDEMRYINSSLDVAD, encoded by the coding sequence ATGCCCGCACTGCGGTCAACGCCGGGCATCGCTGCCCAGCGCGTCCTCCCGCTCTCAACTCTGTTGACCGCTCAGCTATTGATCGCCGCCGGACTGGCCGTCGCGTTGTTGCTGCGAAAGCCGGGCTGGTACGGCGTGGTCGTCGGCCTCGGCGTGGCGGTGATGATGCTGCTCATCAGAGTCCGAGGACTGGTGCTGGCACGCTGGGTCTTCGAGTGGTTGGGCTTCCACTATGAACGACACCGTCGTAAGCGACGCACACAGCTGGATGAGCCGTTCGACACCGAACTGCCCGATGGTTCGCGAATCGGCTTCTGCTGGGACGGAAAACGCCTGACATCGCTGGTGCGCCTGGTGCCGGATCCGGCGGTGATGACGGTCATGGAACCCGCGATGACGTTGTCGGCGCAAGCGGTTTCGGTGCGTACGCTGGCCGACTGCTTGCGGCAGTACGACATCACCGTGGATTCCATCGACGTGATCAGTCAGGGCGCTCGACTGCACGATCGCGGCCAGGTCGGAGCGGTGTACGACGCGGTGCTGGGACCCTTGCCCGCGGTCGCTCAGCGATCGGCGTGGGTGGCGGTGCGCATGGATCCGGCGCTGTGCCCGCAAGCCGTGCGTCACCGGGGCGGCGGCTGGTCGGGGACGGTGCGTACCGCCGCGACTGCTACCCGCCGCATCGCCAACCGGCTGTCCGACGCCGGGTTTGGCACTCAGATCATGACGGCCGGTGAAATCGCCGAGACCACGCTGGAACTCTCGCACGGGCTGGAAACCAGCGCATTGGACGAATCGTGGTCTGCGTGCGGTAAAGACCGCCTCCAGATGCGCAGCTTCGTGGTCAAGCCGTCGACATTCACTCACGCTGGCTTGGGTGCGCTGTGGACCGTGCCGAGCGACTCGACAACGATCTGCGTTTCGCTGCGTCGCGGCACCCGCGACGATCTGCTCTGGCTCCGCGGTCTGGTGCGCTTCGACACCTCCGGACGGGCCCGGCCGCGGCCCCGCGAACTCGGCCCGCTGCCGGGCCGACAATATGCCGCGTTGGTGTGCGGCCTTCCGGTGCCATCGCCGCGACGGGCGATATCGGAGTGGGTCGCCGCGCAAAGCAGTGACGCGGTCGATGATCTCGAGGTCCCCGCCGCGGGCTGCGGACAGGTGATCGGGGCAGACGAATACGGGCGAGCTCTGGCGCTGCCGTTATTCGGCCCCGGGGTCAACCGGGTAGAACTGTGTGGGACTCTGCATCTGGCACAACAGGTCGTCCTGCGCTCGATGGCGTTGGGTGCCAGGGTGAACGTCCACACGCTGCGACCGGCAGCTTGGCAGACGATGATGGATCAGATCGCTGATCCGAATCTGTTGTGTGTCAACGAACATAACACCGACGCGGGCCGCGTCGGGTCGAGCCGCCGCTACCGTGTCGAGATGTTCGACGGCACCGGCGAACAAATGAGCCACGACCGGGTGACAACAATCATCGTCAGGCCCTCGCACGCCCAGCCGAGGACGGGTGCCGATGTGACGCTGCAATTACTCGACCGCGATCAAGATCTGGTCCGGGTGGGTACCCCGTCGGCGTCGGCCATGGTGACGATGGTGGCCACCCATGACGAAATGCGTTACATCAACTCGTCGTTGGACGTAGCCGACTGA
- the eccA gene encoding type VII secretion AAA-ATPase EccA, whose amino-acid sequence MSGDNRNAQRVFDAGVLSLGIPIDGLEVEPDLQYATLAFKRATEYDPQMCDAWLGRAATGETTAEVIHNLYHTSRLLGREQRRLGLAPRALCGRFETGLYVDYTLSSQTEVTLAYVASLIQGQDYDEAERALDELDSSEAVLRDAAAAEICAYMRGILHFTTQRWPDVLTALANSASFTDDYIAAGAHLMVGSACAQMGLFGEGLRRLDEALEGPIPAARRAAEFTKGLTLREMGNEPDARKIFERIYSEEPGFEANYAALQDPKYRLVITTKEVVESRADKWDPSSASTNTAREAEEQTERGHEHLREAQQELDRQIGLEEVKLQVAKLRSAVQLAKMREDKGLSTGSRSLHLAFTGPPGTGKTTVARVVAKTYCGLGLLESLSVVEAKRQDFVGQHLGSTAIKTDALIDTAMGGVLFIDEAYTLIQTGLSGGDAFGREAVDTLLARMENDRDRLVVIIAGYDAEIDRFLASNEGLASRFTKRIRFPSYSPTELGDIGRLIAKGRDSELTPAAYDELVTVCTRLCAEESTDQDGKIRKSIDLAGNGRFVRNAIEAAEEERAYRLTESLDATSEGFNEDALMRIEGSDMKAALNGILQTLNLH is encoded by the coding sequence ATGAGTGGTGACAACAGGAACGCGCAGCGCGTCTTCGATGCGGGAGTACTCTCTCTCGGCATCCCGATCGACGGTCTCGAAGTCGAACCCGATCTGCAATACGCGACCTTGGCGTTCAAGCGAGCAACCGAATATGACCCGCAGATGTGTGACGCCTGGCTCGGCCGAGCGGCCACCGGCGAAACCACCGCCGAGGTCATCCACAACCTGTACCACACCAGCAGGCTGCTCGGCCGTGAGCAGCGGCGGTTGGGCTTGGCCCCGCGCGCGCTTTGCGGACGCTTTGAGACCGGCCTTTACGTGGACTACACACTCAGCTCGCAGACCGAGGTCACGCTGGCCTACGTGGCGAGCCTGATCCAGGGCCAGGATTATGACGAAGCCGAACGGGCACTGGACGAGCTCGACTCCTCCGAGGCGGTGCTGCGCGACGCCGCGGCAGCGGAAATCTGTGCCTACATGCGCGGGATCCTGCATTTCACAACGCAGCGTTGGCCCGATGTGCTGACCGCCCTGGCGAACTCGGCGTCATTCACTGACGATTACATCGCGGCGGGCGCGCACCTCATGGTCGGCTCGGCCTGCGCCCAAATGGGGCTGTTCGGCGAAGGGCTGCGCCGGCTTGATGAAGCGCTGGAGGGCCCGATCCCGGCGGCCCGCCGCGCCGCGGAGTTCACCAAGGGCCTCACCCTGCGCGAAATGGGCAACGAGCCCGACGCTCGCAAGATCTTCGAGCGAATCTACAGCGAAGAGCCGGGTTTCGAGGCAAACTACGCGGCCCTGCAAGACCCGAAGTATCGACTCGTGATTACGACGAAGGAAGTCGTCGAGTCCCGTGCCGACAAATGGGACCCGAGCAGTGCCTCGACCAATACGGCCCGCGAGGCCGAAGAGCAGACCGAACGCGGTCACGAGCACCTGCGGGAGGCGCAGCAGGAACTGGACCGTCAAATCGGCCTGGAAGAAGTCAAGTTGCAGGTGGCGAAACTTCGCTCGGCAGTGCAGCTTGCGAAGATGCGCGAGGACAAGGGATTGAGCACGGGCTCGCGCAGCCTTCACCTGGCGTTTACCGGTCCGCCCGGGACCGGTAAGACCACCGTGGCCCGGGTGGTTGCCAAAACTTATTGCGGGCTTGGACTTCTGGAATCACTATCCGTCGTCGAAGCCAAACGCCAAGATTTCGTCGGCCAGCATCTGGGTAGCACCGCCATCAAGACCGACGCACTGATCGACACCGCGATGGGCGGGGTGCTGTTCATCGACGAGGCCTACACGCTGATTCAGACCGGACTGTCCGGCGGTGACGCGTTCGGCCGCGAAGCGGTGGACACGTTGCTGGCTCGGATGGAAAACGACCGCGACCGCCTGGTGGTCATCATCGCCGGCTACGACGCCGAGATCGACCGATTCCTGGCGTCCAACGAGGGTCTCGCTTCCCGGTTTACCAAGCGCATTCGATTCCCGTCGTACAGCCCCACCGAACTCGGCGACATCGGGCGGCTCATCGCCAAGGGCCGGGACTCCGAATTGACGCCCGCCGCCTATGACGAACTAGTGACGGTGTGCACGCGGCTGTGTGCCGAGGAATCCACCGACCAGGACGGAAAGATCCGAAAGAGCATAGATTTGGCCGGCAACGGACGATTTGTCCGCAACGCGATCGAGGCCGCCGAGGAAGAGCGAGCCTACCGCCTCACGGAAAGCCTTGACGCCACTTCGGAAGGCTTCAACGAGGACGCCCTGATGCGCATCGAGGGAAGCGACATGAAAGCGGCGTTGAACGGCATCCTGCAGACGCTGAATTTGCATTGA
- the eccD gene encoding type VII secretion integral membrane protein EccD, which yields MTLPSQVSKLPSAASTLGSESDDEQDLSRITVVVGGLLIDVGVPGAVSAAEVITDVIDLANDRLAERGGSVEEFDNPEGKWTFARLTGELIDPNRSLAAADVYDGELLLIREIGAREPCALVDQLVSPPESEDNARCRLAEQFSATGWSGWSMAGLALAVATGVLVRGRFLAPSVAGVPVAAAMALAAGFGCVLASAVMQLRSVDARKCTVLTIVALPLIFCGSLQVVPQARGVQALPAALALTALVALLRLLASGRARSLFTAVIGLAVFGAPAAIAPLLIGASPRSVGAVLATVAVLAVYLAPRATIVLSRLPVPRVPTAGEPLDDIETQGGTAVEGVNAVGKQVIPTEQGLTERVRRARDLLTGLVAAAAMAAIAGCYLALGVDHGLYWHGSLFAVTVATVLCLRGRGHHDLAQSAVLIGGGLTIALIVIVKTATLVDGGGVKAAVALALLTLLLLACGLIAPGREFSPVLRRQVEVIEYIAIALVFPLMCWIVGLYTFFRQIRI from the coding sequence ATGACGTTACCGTCTCAGGTGTCGAAGTTACCGTCGGCGGCATCGACGTTGGGCTCCGAATCGGACGACGAGCAGGACCTCAGCCGGATCACCGTGGTCGTCGGCGGGCTGCTGATCGACGTCGGTGTACCCGGCGCCGTCAGTGCCGCGGAGGTCATCACCGATGTCATCGATTTAGCCAACGACCGGCTTGCCGAGCGGGGCGGCAGCGTCGAGGAATTCGACAATCCCGAGGGCAAGTGGACATTTGCGCGTCTAACCGGTGAGCTGATCGACCCGAATCGATCGTTAGCTGCGGCCGACGTGTACGACGGCGAGCTGCTGTTGATCCGGGAGATCGGCGCTCGAGAACCCTGCGCTCTCGTCGACCAGCTGGTCAGCCCCCCGGAATCCGAAGACAACGCGAGATGTCGCTTAGCTGAGCAATTTTCGGCGACGGGATGGTCAGGATGGTCGATGGCCGGCCTCGCGCTGGCGGTAGCGACCGGAGTATTGGTTCGCGGACGGTTTCTCGCGCCGTCGGTCGCCGGCGTGCCGGTCGCCGCCGCCATGGCGTTAGCGGCCGGATTCGGATGTGTCCTGGCGTCCGCGGTGATGCAGTTGCGGTCGGTCGACGCACGCAAGTGCACAGTGCTCACTATCGTCGCACTGCCGTTGATCTTCTGCGGTTCGCTACAAGTGGTTCCCCAGGCGCGTGGAGTCCAAGCCCTGCCCGCCGCGCTAGCGCTGACAGCATTGGTCGCGTTGTTGCGGCTACTGGCTTCCGGACGAGCCCGATCTCTCTTCACTGCTGTCATCGGGTTGGCGGTATTCGGTGCTCCGGCGGCCATCGCGCCGCTGCTGATAGGTGCGTCTCCACGCTCGGTAGGTGCGGTTTTGGCGACCGTCGCGGTGCTCGCCGTGTACCTGGCGCCCAGGGCTACGATCGTGTTGTCGCGATTGCCCGTGCCACGTGTTCCCACCGCGGGCGAACCCCTCGATGACATAGAAACGCAGGGCGGCACCGCCGTGGAAGGCGTCAATGCCGTCGGCAAGCAGGTCATTCCCACCGAACAAGGCCTGACGGAGCGAGTTCGGCGGGCACGAGACCTGCTCACTGGATTGGTCGCGGCGGCCGCGATGGCGGCTATCGCCGGGTGTTACTTGGCTCTTGGCGTTGACCACGGATTATATTGGCACGGATCACTTTTCGCGGTAACCGTGGCAACGGTGCTGTGTTTGCGCGGCCGCGGTCATCACGACCTGGCCCAGTCGGCGGTGTTGATCGGCGGTGGCCTGACGATTGCACTGATCGTCATCGTCAAAACAGCGACGTTAGTTGACGGCGGGGGTGTCAAGGCCGCCGTTGCGTTGGCCCTGTTGACACTGTTGCTGCTGGCCTGCGGGCTGATCGCGCCCGGGCGGGAGTTTTCACCCGTGCTCCGCCGTCAGGTGGAGGTGATCGAATACATCGCCATCGCGCTGGTCTTTCCGCTGATGTGCTGGATCGTTGGCCTGTACACGTTCTTTCGTCAAATCCGAATCTGA